The following proteins come from a genomic window of Malus domestica chromosome 02, GDT2T_hap1:
- the LOC103418284 gene encoding aspartyl protease family protein 1-like, translating to MAAGTCRASYGSSAARLLLSFLVLDWASRTCFGLGTYGFDIHHRFSDPVKAILGSDELPEKGSAEYYAAMAHRDRLIRGRHLSTADDQTTPLAFEYGNITYRISAFGHLHYANVSVGTPSTSYLVALDTGSDLLWLPCDCSSCVRGLQLSNGDVIQFEIYSPNTSSTSKKISCNNTFCSQPQSCASASSACNYRIEYLSNETSSTGVLVEDVLHLSTDDAQQKDVPARIAFGCGKDQTGIFLDGAAPNGLLGLGMEDVSIPSILAGQGLALNSFSMCFGLDGIGRIRFGDNGSQGQAETPFNHDSQSYPTYNITITQIAIGKSVTDLEFYAIFDSGSSFTYLNDPAYTQITESFNSVLKNSRHPKDSDIPFEYCYDISPNQSVNLTMKGGKQYSLLDPLVPVSNSDESTGFYCLGVVKSGDVNIIGQNFMTGYRVIFDREKMVLGWKESNCYNDEETVTFPIIPSKSPTASPRSLNPEAASGSTNKSSIPGSNHSPKLKNSFTTAITILLFVFLATV from the exons GATTGGGCTTCTCGGACCTGTTTCGGACTCGGGACGTACGGGTTCGATATCCACCACCGGTTCTCGGATCCCGTCAAGGCAATTCTGGGTTCCGATGAGCTGCCGGAGAAGGGGAGCGCCGAGTACTACGCCGCTATGGCCCACCGAGACCGCTTGATTCGGGGCCGGCATCTCTCCACCGCCGACGATCAAACGACGCCGCTTGCTTTCGAATACGGAAACATCACGTATCGGATTAGTGCGTTTGGCCA TCTGCATTATGCAAATGTATCTGTGGGGACGCCGAGCACATCATATCTTGTGGCATTGGACACGGGCAGCGATTTGCTCTGGTTGCCATGTGATTGCAGCAGCTGCGTCCGCGGCCTCCAGCTCTCGAATGGAGAT GTAATACAATTTGAAATCTACAGCCCTAATACGTCATCAACGAGCAAAAAGATTTCTTGCAACAACACATTTTGTTCACAACCCCAAAGCTGCGCTTCAGCAAGTAGTGCTTGCAATTACAGGATCGAGTATCTGTCTAATGAAACCTCATCTACTGGGGTCTTAGTAGAGGATGTTTTGCACCTATCTACCGACGATGCTCAACAAAAAGATGTACCTGCACGGATTGCCTTTGG TTGTGGTAAGGACCAGACTGGTATATTTTTGGACGGAGCAGCTCCCAATGGTCTATTAGGGCTTGGTATGGAAGATGTATCCATTCCTAGCATTTTAGCAGGACAGGGCCTTGCTTTGAATTCATTTTCCATGTGTTTCGGACTTGACGGAATTGGGAGAATCAGATTTGGTGATAATGGAAGCCAAGGCCAAGCAGAAACACCGTTCAATCATGATAGCCAATCATA TCCAACTTACAACATTACTATCACTCAAATAGCCATCGGAAAAAGTGTTACCGATCTCGAATTCTATGCAATTTTTGACTCTGGTAGCTCATTTACATACCTAAACGATCCAGCTTACACGCAGATTACTGAGAGT tTCAACTCCGTGCTTAAAAATAGTCGGCATCCAAAGGATTCAGATATTCCTTTTGAATATTGTTATGACATAAG TCCAAATCAATCGGTGAACTTGACAATGAAAGGTGGAAAGCAGTATTCTCTCCTCGATCCACTGGTACCCGTGTCCAATTCG GATGAATCCACAGGGTTCTATTGCCTGGGCGTCGTCAAAAGTGGAGATGTTAATATCATCGGAC AAAACTTCATGACGGGTTATCGCGTAATTTTTGACCGTGAGAAGATGGTATTGGGTTGGAAGGAATCCAACT GTTACAACGATGAGGAAACCGTCACTTTTCCCATCATCCCATCGAAATCTCCGACGGCCTCCCCCCGGAGCCTCAACCCGGAGGCCGCATCAGGGAGTACCAACAAATCTAGCATACCGGGATCAAATCATTCACCAAAATTGAAGAACTCTTTCACGACTGCAATCACCATTCTTCTTTTTGTATTTCTCGCTACTGTGTGA